In the Orenia marismortui DSM 5156 genome, one interval contains:
- a CDS encoding TetR/AcrR family transcriptional regulator yields the protein MGKEDKKNRIIQAAIELFEERGYHKTKVSEIADLAQVAKGTVYWYFESKKELFEATAVSKMNEIDQMVNNNILKFNDPIEKLRSIVVSVLNFIEKNKRGARMFRESSIAISKEFKEIIINYNQNRVELISTIIDQGIKEEKIKLNIDSQDAARILLGIVSSFNPHFYQGQNGKVTDKVDIIMEIFLKGIAS from the coding sequence ATGGGTAAAGAGGATAAAAAAAATAGAATAATTCAGGCGGCTATAGAATTATTTGAAGAAAGAGGATATCATAAGACTAAGGTAAGTGAGATAGCCGATCTTGCACAGGTTGCTAAAGGTACAGTTTATTGGTATTTTGAAAGTAAGAAGGAATTATTTGAAGCAACTGCAGTATCAAAGATGAATGAGATTGACCAGATGGTAAATAATAATATATTAAAATTTAATGATCCAATTGAAAAATTAAGGTCAATAGTGGTATCAGTTCTTAATTTTATTGAAAAGAATAAACGTGGTGCTAGGATGTTTAGAGAAAGTAGTATTGCTATAAGTAAAGAATTTAAAGAAATTATAATTAATTATAATCAAAATCGAGTTGAGTTGATTTCAACTATTATTGATCAGGGGATAAAGGAAGAAAAAATAAAATTAAATATTGATAGTCAAGATGCAGCTAGGATATTATTAGGAATAGTTAGTTCCTTTAATCCACATTTTTATCAAGGACAAAATGGTAAAGTTACGGATAAGGTCGATATTATTATGGAAATTTTCTTGAAGGGTATAGCAAGTTAG
- a CDS encoding efflux RND transporter permease subunit, with the protein MKISDFSVDRPVTISMIVLAVLLIGIVSLTRLPIDLLPELDLPYAVVSVNYEGAGPEEIENLITKPVEESIATVDNVKNLISISDPGSSLVIVEFDWGTNLDFATLDMREKVSLIEDYLPEDADKPMVLKFDPTQEPIMKMGLSGDGTLDNLKRIAEDVYKPNLERISGVASVDISGGLEREIHINVNQERLTAYGLTLNSIASAIRSSNLDMSGGTIQQGDKDLLVKTTGEFDNVEEIRDLEIMTPQGQNITLSNIATVEDTEEEAKSYTYLNGEKSIGLAVQKQSGANTVQVANAVEKELKKLSKQIKSDVNIEIVVNQADFIEDAINNVKRNAVVGGGLAIFILLLFLKNIRSTIVIGTAIPISIVTAFVMMYFADLSLNLMTLGGVALGIGMLLDNAIVVLENIYRHRQEGEGKFEAAKKGTAEVGTAVLASTLTTAAVFLPIAYVEGLASEIFGPLALTVTFSLFASLLVALTLIPMLSSKLLRVKKEFDNPDQEFQSGKVTRSYRSLLEKSLNHRFIVVGLLIVGLVSFGLGVKTGIIPLKTEYMPKTDQGLFTVSIDLPEGKILEKTDNITKKIQTYIDEIPEVDIVYTNVGINGGLGASESNKANISVQLVDISQRERSTSEVVEDLRSKVKGIAGADIKVVAQTSILGGGGGNRAPIEVKIQGSDLNKLTEIANTVADEVRKVDGTRNVELSLDKSRPEIQVDIDRKLAKKLGFNQSQVASTVQTAIKGKVVSQYKEGGEEYDILLQLEDKEVGTINRLKDLKVTSSKGITVPLSQIADVKFSNGPTTIERENQERMIRVLTRFYGRSLGEVQQDIEKRVDKLSIPTSYRLEYGGESKDQKESFGDLGFALILAIVLVYMVMASQFESLIYPFIIMFTVPLALVGAILGLAVSGLSLNVPGIIGIIMLAGIVVNNAIVLIDYINHRREEESRKEAILNAGPIRLRPIMMTTLTTILGLSPMALGIGKGAEAQQPMAVVVVGGLLFSTILTLVIIPTIYSIIDDISTWIKGKLRRLLHGREEVEENIEA; encoded by the coding sequence ATGAAAATATCTGATTTTTCAGTAGATAGACCTGTTACAATCAGTATGATTGTTTTAGCTGTATTATTGATAGGAATTGTTTCTTTAACTAGATTACCAATTGATCTGTTGCCAGAATTGGATTTACCTTATGCTGTAGTTAGTGTAAATTATGAAGGAGCAGGTCCTGAGGAAATAGAAAATTTGATTACCAAGCCAGTAGAAGAATCTATCGCAACAGTTGATAATGTAAAGAATTTAATCTCTATAAGTGACCCTGGTAGTTCATTGGTAATAGTAGAATTTGATTGGGGAACTAATTTGGATTTTGCTACTTTAGATATGAGAGAAAAGGTTTCTCTAATTGAAGATTATTTGCCAGAAGATGCAGATAAACCAATGGTTCTAAAGTTTGACCCGACTCAAGAACCAATTATGAAGATGGGACTATCTGGGGATGGTACTTTAGATAATTTGAAAAGAATTGCCGAAGATGTTTATAAACCTAATTTAGAGAGAATTTCTGGAGTGGCTTCAGTAGATATTTCTGGGGGACTGGAAAGAGAGATTCATATAAATGTTAATCAAGAGAGATTAACAGCTTATGGTCTAACTTTAAATAGTATAGCTTCTGCTATTAGATCATCAAATTTGGATATGTCTGGTGGTACAATTCAACAAGGTGATAAAGATTTATTAGTTAAAACAACTGGTGAATTTGATAATGTAGAAGAGATTAGAGATTTAGAGATTATGACTCCACAGGGTCAGAACATTACTTTAAGCAATATTGCGACCGTTGAAGATACTGAAGAAGAGGCTAAATCTTATACTTATTTAAATGGTGAAAAGAGTATTGGTTTAGCAGTACAAAAGCAGAGTGGAGCTAATACAGTTCAGGTTGCTAATGCAGTAGAAAAAGAATTAAAAAAATTGAGCAAGCAGATAAAAAGTGATGTTAATATTGAAATAGTTGTTAACCAAGCAGATTTTATTGAAGATGCAATTAATAATGTTAAGAGAAATGCTGTTGTTGGTGGTGGATTAGCAATATTTATTCTACTATTATTCTTAAAGAATATTAGAAGTACAATTGTTATTGGTACAGCAATCCCTATTTCGATAGTAACAGCTTTCGTAATGATGTATTTTGCTGATTTAAGTTTAAACTTAATGACTCTAGGAGGAGTTGCTCTAGGAATAGGGATGCTCTTAGATAATGCTATCGTTGTATTAGAGAATATTTATCGCCATCGACAAGAAGGAGAAGGTAAATTTGAAGCTGCTAAAAAAGGTACGGCTGAGGTAGGTACTGCGGTATTAGCCTCCACCTTAACTACTGCTGCTGTATTCTTACCAATAGCTTATGTAGAGGGTTTGGCATCTGAAATTTTTGGACCTTTAGCCTTAACAGTTACCTTTTCATTATTTGCATCATTATTGGTAGCTTTAACCTTAATTCCAATGTTATCTTCAAAATTATTAAGGGTTAAAAAAGAGTTTGATAATCCAGACCAAGAGTTTCAATCAGGAAAAGTAACAAGATCTTATAGATCATTATTAGAAAAATCCTTGAACCATAGATTTATAGTAGTTGGATTACTTATTGTAGGTCTAGTATCTTTTGGTTTAGGTGTAAAAACAGGTATAATTCCTTTGAAAACAGAATATATGCCTAAGACAGACCAAGGTCTATTCACAGTAAGTATAGATTTACCTGAAGGTAAGATACTAGAGAAGACTGATAATATAACTAAGAAAATTCAGACTTATATCGATGAGATTCCAGAAGTTGATATAGTCTATACTAATGTTGGTATTAATGGTGGATTAGGTGCTTCTGAATCAAATAAAGCTAATATATCAGTACAGTTAGTTGATATTAGTCAAAGAGAGAGAAGTACTAGTGAAGTAGTAGAAGACTTAAGATCCAAAGTCAAAGGTATTGCTGGAGCTGATATTAAAGTTGTTGCTCAAACCTCTATCTTAGGTGGGGGTGGTGGTAACCGGGCTCCAATTGAAGTTAAAATTCAAGGATCTGATCTGAATAAATTAACTGAAATTGCCAATACTGTTGCTGATGAAGTTAGAAAGGTAGATGGAACTAGAAATGTAGAGTTGAGTCTTGATAAAAGTAGACCGGAGATTCAAGTTGATATCGATAGAAAATTAGCTAAGAAATTAGGTTTCAACCAATCACAAGTTGCCTCTACAGTACAGACTGCAATTAAAGGTAAAGTCGTTAGTCAGTACAAAGAAGGTGGAGAAGAGTATGATATCTTATTACAATTAGAAGATAAGGAAGTAGGAACTATTAATAGATTAAAAGATTTAAAAGTTACTTCTTCCAAAGGTATCACAGTACCCTTGTCACAAATTGCTGATGTTAAATTCTCTAATGGACCAACGACTATTGAACGTGAAAATCAGGAGCGTATGATTCGAGTATTGACTCGCTTCTATGGACGTTCATTAGGTGAGGTTCAACAGGATATTGAAAAGAGAGTAGATAAGCTTAGTATTCCAACTTCTTATCGATTAGAATATGGTGGAGAAAGTAAAGATCAAAAAGAGTCTTTTGGTGATTTAGGTTTTGCCTTAATTCTTGCTATAGTATTAGTCTATATGGTTATGGCATCTCAATTTGAATCTTTAATCTATCCATTTATTATTATGTTTACTGTACCATTAGCTTTAGTTGGTGCAATATTAGGTTTAGCAGTTTCTGGACTTTCCTTAAATGTTCCAGGAATTATAGGGATTATTATGTTAGCAGGTATTGTGGTTAATAATGCTATTGTATTAATAGATTACATTAATCATAGAAGAGAAGAGGAAAGTAGAAAAGAGGCCATTTTAAATGCTGGACCAATTAGATTAAGACCAATTATGATGACCACTTTAACTACAATATTAGGTTTATCACCAATGGCATTAGGAATTGGTAAAGGAGCAGAAGCTCAACAGCCAATGGCTGTAGTAGTAGTTGGCGGACTATTATTCTCTACTATTCTAACTCTAGTGATTATTCCTACTATTTATTCAATTATTGATGATATTTCTACTTGGATAAAAGGAAAATTAAGAAGATTGTTACATGGACGTGAAGAAGTAGAAGAAAATATAGAAGCCTAA
- the mnmA gene encoding tRNA 2-thiouridine(34) synthase MnmA, with translation MNKKPEDTRVIVGMSGGVDSSVAALLLKEQGYDVIGVFMKNWDDTDENGVCTAEEDYEDVRRVCDQIGIPYYIVNFEKQYWNQVFTYFLDEYKAGRTPNPDVMCNKEIKFKEFLNHALKLDADYLATGHYAQVKEANGKYQLIKGVDNNKDQSYFLCMLNQKQLSKTIFPLGHLEKSKVREIAAKAGLATANKKDSTGVCFIGERDFKEFLSTYIPAQTGEIRNMQGEVLGKHDGVMYYTIGQRRGLGISGHEPYFVIDKDAKNNILYVGQGAEHNLLFSHGLLAVDPHWISGEPPKFPFRCKAKFRYRQPDQEIIIYKKSDNELLIKSAKEQRAITPGQFAVFYKDNICLGGAVINEGILEKSEVEKMIAKL, from the coding sequence ATGAATAAAAAACCTGAAGATACAAGAGTTATAGTTGGCATGTCAGGAGGAGTTGATTCTTCAGTAGCAGCTCTGTTATTGAAAGAACAAGGCTATGATGTAATCGGAGTCTTTATGAAGAACTGGGATGATACAGATGAAAATGGTGTTTGCACTGCTGAAGAAGATTATGAAGATGTTAGAAGAGTCTGTGATCAAATCGGAATCCCTTATTATATAGTTAATTTTGAAAAACAATACTGGAATCAAGTATTCACCTATTTCTTGGATGAATACAAAGCAGGTCGTACACCTAACCCAGATGTAATGTGTAATAAGGAGATTAAATTTAAGGAGTTTCTTAATCACGCTCTCAAATTAGATGCAGATTATCTAGCTACTGGCCATTATGCTCAAGTTAAAGAAGCTAATGGTAAATATCAATTAATAAAAGGTGTTGATAATAATAAAGATCAAAGTTATTTCCTATGTATGTTAAATCAGAAACAACTTTCTAAAACAATCTTCCCTCTTGGCCATTTAGAAAAATCTAAGGTCAGAGAAATTGCTGCAAAAGCTGGCTTAGCAACAGCTAATAAGAAAGATAGTACTGGAGTCTGTTTTATCGGTGAACGTGACTTTAAAGAGTTTTTAAGCACATATATTCCAGCACAGACTGGAGAGATTAGAAATATGCAAGGTGAAGTATTAGGCAAACATGATGGTGTAATGTACTATACTATTGGACAACGTAGAGGCTTAGGTATTAGTGGACATGAACCTTACTTTGTTATAGATAAAGATGCCAAAAACAACATCCTATATGTTGGACAAGGTGCAGAACACAATCTCTTATTCTCTCATGGACTTTTGGCTGTTGATCCCCACTGGATTAGTGGAGAACCACCTAAATTTCCTTTTAGGTGTAAGGCAAAGTTTAGATATAGACAACCTGATCAAGAGATTATTATTTATAAAAAATCAGATAACGAACTACTAATAAAGTCTGCTAAAGAACAACGTGCTATTACTCCTGGGCAATTTGCTGTCTTCTATAAAGATAATATTTGCTTAGGTGGAGCTGTTATTAATGAAGGAATTTTAGAAAAAAGTGAAGTTGAGAAAATGATTGCTAAACTATAA
- the rpsD gene encoding 30S ribosomal protein S4: MANMRGPRFKEARRLGLNVHGHPKAMKRADKRSRRDARKLSEYGKQLLEKQRLRAYYGVMEKQFLRYVNQAMNEEGITGEVLVKKLETRLDNLVYRIGFARSTRQARQLVSHGHILVNGKKVDRPSYAIEVGDVITLKESSRKNELFTENFSERHLEELPYIKRDMENFSGELISMPNREDVPIEIDDHLVVEFYSRK, from the coding sequence TTGGCAAATATGAGAGGTCCACGTTTCAAAGAAGCTAGAAGGTTAGGGCTAAATGTTCATGGTCATCCTAAAGCTATGAAGCGTGCAGATAAAAGATCAAGAAGAGATGCTAGGAAACTATCAGAATATGGTAAACAATTATTAGAGAAACAAAGACTAAGAGCTTATTATGGAGTAATGGAAAAACAATTTCTTCGTTATGTGAATCAAGCTATGAATGAAGAAGGAATTACAGGTGAAGTTTTAGTAAAGAAATTAGAAACTAGATTAGATAATTTGGTGTATAGAATTGGTTTTGCCAGATCAACACGTCAAGCACGCCAATTAGTAAGTCATGGACATATACTTGTTAATGGTAAAAAAGTAGATAGACCATCTTATGCAATAGAAGTTGGAGATGTAATTACATTAAAAGAAAGTTCTAGAAAAAATGAACTCTTTACAGAGAATTTTTCAGAAAGACATTTAGAAGAATTACCGTATATTAAACGAGATATGGAAAACTTTAGTGGAGAATTAATATCGATGCCTAATAGAGAAGATGTTCCTATCGAAATTGATGACCACTTAGTAGTAGAATTCTATTCACGTAAATAG
- a CDS encoding adenosylcobalamin-dependent ribonucleoside-diphosphate reductase, translated as MLPEWNKQRQAVFEDRYALKDKNGNLTEDIPQEMWERIAKVLSKENNDLYDEYYNVLKDFKFVPAGRQLAGIGNQGEATFYNCYVIPFHNKTNNEEGLDSRGAIMDTISSCVEISARGGGVGLNWSVLRPRDSYVAGVNGKSSGTVSWMKAMNGVILQVSQGGSRRGAQMYLLEDWHPDVLEFIKVKEDLEELNGANLSVGISDEFMKAVKNDGDWVLKFPDTSYSKYNEEWDGNIKKWENKGYPIKHYKTIKAREMWDLICRLALKVAEPGVVFLERYNKWSNTRGVERIIGTNPCGEQGLGGWSVCNLGSINLIHFVDEDGEVKWDELKATVRTGVKFLDQIIDENDYIYPQIEEKQSVIRRIGLGTMGLADAMLLAGIKYGSDESLEFIDKVYSFIRDTAYEMSADLAQEKGAAPGFKKERYLNTYFIKQLPEKIRAKIAKYGVRNLSILTQAPTGTTGMLAGVSSGIEPNFNWEYYRQDNLGRRKVYHWLAQEYKNQGKDLPDYFVTAPELSPLEHIRVQARIQQYLDSSISKTVNAPKDHSIEEVKTLYMQGYELGCKGTTYYREGSRSGVLVNDNEEKDKKDKVIEINKEDKLEVEDGFAKCPSCGEYSMGMQEGCNFCLSCGHSKCS; from the coding sequence GTGTTACCAGAATGGAATAAACAGAGACAGGCAGTGTTTGAGGACAGATATGCTTTAAAAGACAAGAATGGGAATTTAACTGAAGATATCCCTCAAGAGATGTGGGAAAGGATTGCAAAGGTTTTATCAAAGGAAAATAATGATTTATATGATGAATATTATAATGTTTTAAAAGACTTTAAATTTGTACCTGCAGGAAGGCAGTTAGCTGGAATTGGTAATCAAGGTGAGGCCACCTTCTATAACTGTTATGTAATTCCTTTTCATAATAAGACAAATAATGAGGAGGGCTTAGATAGTAGAGGTGCTATTATGGATACTATCTCATCTTGTGTAGAGATATCTGCTCGTGGTGGTGGAGTAGGTCTAAATTGGTCAGTATTAAGGCCGCGTGATTCATATGTTGCTGGAGTAAATGGTAAGTCAAGTGGTACTGTAAGTTGGATGAAAGCTATGAATGGCGTTATATTACAAGTTAGCCAGGGTGGAAGTAGAAGAGGAGCACAAATGTATCTATTAGAGGATTGGCACCCAGATGTATTAGAATTTATAAAAGTTAAAGAGGATTTAGAAGAGTTAAATGGGGCTAATCTGTCAGTGGGAATTTCTGATGAATTTATGAAGGCTGTAAAGAATGATGGTGATTGGGTGCTTAAGTTTCCTGATACAAGTTATTCAAAATATAATGAAGAGTGGGATGGAAATATTAAAAAGTGGGAAAATAAAGGTTATCCAATAAAGCACTATAAAACGATCAAAGCTAGAGAAATGTGGGATTTGATTTGTAGGTTGGCGTTAAAGGTGGCTGAACCTGGTGTTGTATTTTTAGAAAGATATAACAAATGGTCAAACACTAGAGGTGTAGAAAGAATTATTGGAACTAATCCTTGTGGAGAACAAGGCTTAGGTGGATGGAGTGTGTGTAATTTAGGTTCTATTAATTTGATACATTTTGTAGATGAGGATGGAGAAGTTAAGTGGGATGAATTAAAGGCTACTGTGAGAACGGGAGTTAAGTTTTTAGATCAAATTATAGATGAAAATGATTATATTTATCCTCAAATTGAAGAAAAGCAGAGTGTAATTAGAAGAATTGGTTTAGGGACTATGGGTCTTGCTGATGCAATGTTATTAGCTGGAATTAAATATGGATCTGATGAATCTTTAGAATTTATAGATAAAGTATACTCTTTTATCAGAGATACTGCTTATGAAATGAGTGCAGATCTGGCTCAGGAAAAAGGAGCAGCTCCAGGGTTTAAAAAAGAAAGATATCTAAATACTTACTTCATTAAGCAATTACCGGAAAAAATTAGAGCAAAGATAGCTAAATATGGAGTTAGAAACTTATCTATTCTTACTCAAGCTCCAACAGGAACTACGGGAATGTTGGCTGGAGTTTCTTCTGGTATAGAGCCTAATTTTAATTGGGAATATTATAGGCAAGATAATTTAGGAAGAAGAAAGGTCTATCATTGGCTAGCACAGGAGTATAAGAATCAAGGTAAAGATTTACCTGATTATTTTGTAACTGCTCCTGAACTATCTCCTCTAGAACATATTAGGGTACAGGCTAGAATTCAACAATATCTTGATTCAAGTATAAGTAAAACGGTAAATGCTCCAAAAGATCATAGTATTGAAGAGGTAAAGACATTATATATGCAAGGCTATGAGTTAGGATGTAAAGGAACTACTTATTATCGAGAAGGTTCTAGAAGTGGTGTATTGGTAAATGATAATGAAGAGAAGGATAAAAAAGATAAAGTAATAGAAATTAACAAGGAAGATAAATTAGAGGTTGAAGATGGATTTGCAAAGTGTCCTAGCTGTGGTGAGTATTCTATGGGAATGCAGGAAGGATGTAATTTTTGCTTAAGTTGTGGACATTCCAAATGTAGTTAA
- a CDS encoding TolC family protein: protein MRNKLVILTVICILFTTVGSYAAEENGKIVLNKEEAIEIGLKQNPEIIKIEQELEIAKDKVKEARAGFLPKLNLSSSYTRLGEEPENPIMEGLISEGILSSAQSAGSSLNSYSFKLDLNQPLYTGGRTTATYEQAKKGLEIAKLKARQKRQEIKEEILNKYYGVLKTKKMVEVSEQNINKISRYVEIAKANREVGIFTNTDVLQARVNLYRAKQGLLKAQNGLKLTKLSLKNALNLENDVEVTVNEELKWEDIELNRVEVKEYAFSHRPDLKLLELSEDKVELGVKLAKSSRYPTLNLFGNYNTTDDSFTVSDGDWQVGLMLNYNLFDGGAKSSKVKQATKELEKFETTKEQSIDAIELEIESSLLKISEAKQSIQLMQLSLTEAKENLKETELKYKEGIVTSFDVLNAQTTLQEVKTDYYEAIYDYNLEIANLERAMGKAVN from the coding sequence ATGAGAAATAAATTAGTTATATTAACAGTTATTTGTATTTTATTTACGACAGTAGGGAGTTATGCTGCTGAAGAGAATGGAAAAATTGTTTTAAATAAAGAAGAAGCAATAGAAATAGGATTAAAGCAGAATCCTGAAATAATCAAGATTGAACAAGAATTAGAGATAGCTAAGGATAAAGTAAAAGAAGCTAGAGCAGGATTTCTTCCTAAATTAAATCTAAGTAGTAGTTATACTAGATTAGGAGAAGAACCTGAAAATCCAATTATGGAGGGATTGATATCTGAAGGAATACTTTCATCTGCACAGTCAGCTGGGTCTTCATTAAATAGTTATAGCTTTAAATTAGACTTAAATCAGCCTCTTTACACTGGGGGGAGAACAACAGCTACTTATGAACAGGCTAAAAAAGGTTTAGAGATTGCAAAATTAAAAGCTAGGCAAAAAAGGCAAGAAATAAAAGAAGAGATACTGAATAAATATTATGGTGTATTAAAAACTAAAAAGATGGTAGAAGTTAGTGAGCAGAATATAAATAAAATTTCTCGTTATGTGGAGATTGCTAAAGCCAATAGGGAGGTTGGTATCTTTACTAATACAGATGTTTTACAGGCTAGAGTAAATTTATATAGAGCAAAGCAAGGGCTATTAAAAGCCCAAAATGGACTTAAACTAACTAAACTTAGTTTGAAGAATGCCTTAAATCTAGAAAATGATGTTGAGGTAACTGTGAATGAAGAACTTAAATGGGAAGATATAGAACTGAACCGAGTAGAAGTAAAGGAATATGCTTTTTCCCATCGTCCAGACCTAAAATTATTAGAGCTATCTGAAGACAAAGTAGAGCTTGGTGTCAAATTAGCCAAAAGTAGTAGATATCCAACTCTTAATCTATTTGGTAATTATAATACTACTGATGATAGCTTTACAGTTTCCGATGGTGATTGGCAAGTAGGTTTGATGCTTAACTATAACTTATTTGATGGGGGAGCTAAAAGTTCTAAGGTTAAGCAGGCTACTAAGGAATTAGAGAAATTTGAAACTACTAAAGAACAATCTATAGATGCTATAGAATTAGAAATTGAAAGTAGTTTGTTAAAAATATCTGAAGCCAAACAGAGTATTCAATTAATGCAACTTAGTTTGACTGAAGCCAAAGAAAATCTTAAAGAAACTGAATTGAAATATAAAGAAGGAATTGTAACTAGTTTTGATGTATTAAATGCTCAAACTACTTTACAAGAGGTTAAAACTGATTATTATGAAGCTATTTATGATTATAATTTAGAGATAGCGAATTTAGAAAGAGCAATGGGTAAGGCGGTTAATTAA
- a CDS encoding ferritin family protein — MAVKEESLKLAIKMEKESYHYYNNHIDGAENPLSRKVLESLAAQELDHVDKVKKIAFNKPIEENDYQPEDIESKVQKVFESFSESERENWKESNTNIYRHAMELEQDTYEIYERLAKQTNDDTERKFFEALMQEEEWHYESLENVFNYFENPGDFYATDESQTWPWMNI; from the coding sequence ATGGCAGTTAAAGAGGAATCACTTAAACTAGCAATTAAAATGGAAAAAGAGAGTTATCATTATTATAATAATCATATTGACGGTGCCGAAAACCCCTTATCTCGCAAAGTCTTAGAAAGCCTAGCAGCTCAAGAATTAGATCATGTAGATAAGGTCAAAAAGATAGCTTTTAATAAACCTATTGAAGAAAATGATTATCAACCTGAAGATATTGAGAGTAAAGTCCAAAAGGTATTTGAGAGTTTTTCAGAAAGTGAACGTGAAAATTGGAAAGAGAGCAATACTAATATCTATAGACATGCTATGGAATTGGAGCAAGATACTTATGAGATCTATGAAAGATTAGCAAAACAAACTAATGATGATACAGAAAGAAAGTTCTTCGAAGCTTTAATGCAGGAAGAAGAATGGCATTATGAATCCTTGGAAAATGTCTTTAATTATTTTGAAAATCCAGGTGATTTTTATGCAACTGATGAGAGTCAAACTTGGCCTTGGATGAATATTTAA
- a CDS encoding efflux RND transporter periplasmic adaptor subunit, with the protein MKILSNKKLVVVLLIAILSFSIIGCGKKNEETIANQKEEKPKIPVESITAKADQLSDYVTVVGSTEASKSVQLTPQVQEEVEKVYVKVGDKVNKGDRLLVLDKDTLKIQVEQAEAGLKAAQANLDKALRGAREEEIAQLKARLEQAKASYEETEKAYNRQETLYKQHVISEQQFESMKSKYIAAKSGYETAKQSLKLAQNGATEEEIKALEAQVSQAKASYQAANIRLSKAEIKAPISGIISAVNIEEGEMAGGQPVIAIANIDQVKIVAYVSERNINKVNLGDKVEVDFNALERLVTGRVDSISPVMDQQKKAFPVEIIIDNQDNLIKGGMYAEINLVSERINNKVVIPQESIFEEADIEYVYIIKDGAAERRKVETGLSAAGKVVILSGIKEGEEVVVTGQEDLGAGAKVQVVNRGDN; encoded by the coding sequence ATGAAAATTTTAAGCAATAAGAAACTAGTAGTAGTCTTATTAATAGCTATATTAAGTTTTTCAATAATTGGATGTGGGAAAAAAAATGAAGAGACTATAGCTAATCAGAAGGAAGAGAAGCCTAAAATACCAGTAGAAAGCATAACTGCTAAAGCAGATCAACTGTCAGATTATGTAACTGTGGTAGGGTCTACAGAGGCAAGTAAATCAGTCCAGCTTACTCCACAGGTACAAGAGGAAGTAGAGAAGGTTTATGTTAAAGTTGGAGATAAGGTAAATAAAGGTGATAGATTATTAGTCTTAGATAAAGATACTTTAAAAATTCAAGTAGAGCAAGCAGAGGCAGGATTAAAGGCTGCTCAAGCGAATTTAGATAAGGCCTTAAGGGGAGCTAGAGAAGAAGAAATAGCACAATTAAAGGCTCGACTAGAGCAAGCTAAAGCTTCTTATGAAGAGACTGAAAAAGCTTATAACAGACAAGAAACACTTTATAAGCAACATGTTATTTCTGAGCAACAATTTGAATCAATGAAAAGTAAATATATAGCAGCCAAGAGTGGATATGAGACTGCTAAGCAGAGTTTAAAATTAGCCCAAAATGGTGCAACTGAAGAAGAAATTAAGGCTTTAGAGGCACAAGTATCTCAGGCTAAAGCTTCTTATCAGGCAGCCAATATAAGATTAAGCAAAGCGGAAATTAAAGCTCCAATTTCAGGGATTATTTCAGCTGTAAATATAGAAGAAGGAGAGATGGCAGGAGGTCAGCCGGTAATAGCTATTGCTAATATTGATCAAGTAAAAATTGTAGCTTATGTAAGTGAGAGAAATATTAATAAGGTCAATCTTGGCGATAAAGTAGAGGTCGATTTTAATGCATTAGAAAGATTAGTCACTGGTAGAGTTGATAGTATAAGTCCAGTAATGGATCAACAGAAAAAGGCCTTTCCAGTTGAAATAATAATAGATAATCAAGATAATTTAATTAAGGGTGGAATGTATGCAGAAATTAATTTGGTATCTGAAAGGATAAATAATAAAGTTGTGATACCACAAGAGTCAATATTTGAAGAAGCAGATATAGAGTATGTTTATATCATTAAAGATGGGGCTGCAGAAAGAAGAAAAGTTGAAACTGGATTATCTGCCGCAGGAAAAGTTGTTATTTTAAGTGGTATCAAAGAAGGAGAAGAAGTAGTGGTTACTGGACAAGAAGATTTAGGAGCAGGAGCTAAGGTGCAGGTAGTCAATAGAGGTGATAACTAA